Below is a window of Littorina saxatilis isolate snail1 linkage group LG2, US_GU_Lsax_2.0, whole genome shotgun sequence DNA.
atgaaactgaacgcaacgcaacgcagcaagaccgtatactcgtagcatcgtcactccaccgcccgtggcaaaggcagtgcacgtggaattgacaagaagagcggggtattcgttgcgctgagaaggatagcacgcttttctgtacctctcttcgttttaactttctgagcgtgtttttaatccaaacatatcatatctatatgtttttggaatcaggaaccgacaaggaataagatgaaagtgtttttaaattgatttcgaaaaaaaaaatgtgataataatttttatatatttaattttcagagcttgtttttaatccgaatataacatatttatatgtttttggaatcagcaaatgatggagaataagataaacgtacatttggatcgttttataaaaaacatattttttttacaattttcagatttttaatgaccaaagtcattaattaatttttaagccaccacgctgaaatgcaataccgaaccccgggcttcgtcgaagattacttgaccaaaatttgaaccaatttggttgaaaaatgagggcgtgacagtgccgcctcaactttcacgaaaagccggatatgacgtcatcaaagacatttatcaaaaaaatgaaaaaaacgttcggggatttcatacccaggaactctcatgtcaaatttcataaagatcggtccagtagtttagtcagtgaatcgctctacacacacacacacacacacgcacgcacgcacacacgcacacacgcacgcacatacaccacgaccctcgtttcgattccccctcgatgttaaaatatttagtcaaaacttgactaaatataaaaactgtaactgatctcgtgagaaccgggtaacaaaacgagacatgagTCACCTCTTCggaatgcattccaatagatgaccgctcctgcggccatcaaaaaGAAACGCGGCTCTATGTAGGTCAGGTGTGTCTTCTCGGTCATGCGAAGTAATAGCTCTGCATACCGGCGAGGGGCAAGCATTGACAAAGTAGAATGTGGTAGGACGGAAACGCTACACAATATAAAGTTGACACACACCTCTGTCGAGGCAACTTTTATCAACGGCTAGTGCAGTGCAACACAGTCTTGCGGAAGACTTCAGTAGTAATATGCTGTAAGATATTGATTATGTTGCACGGATTTCCTCGCCTGTAGTTCTATCGTAAGTTTATAGAGTAGCAAGCTGTGTCGATATAAACTTGAAGAACCGCGAGAACCATGATCGCCATGCAAGGGGTCATGTTGATGTAAGCTCTAAAAACAACCTACTCCTGCACAAACAGATAAATGCTAACCGTCTCCTAAATACTTTCacgttttcatttgtttgtctgtcctcTTCCAATCATACCACGACTGAACCCGACTTACCCCCTCCCCGTCCCCCCTCCCCAAAATAAATGTAGctacactgactgactgactgaacaaACTAACACTGGCAAACCGTGAAACAAACTTGACAAACGAGCAAGACTGAAAAGCTAACTTATTGGAACGGTTTTTTTTTAGGATAAActgacaaaacattcacaataaCTTCGATCTTTCAGCCTTAAAAGTAGACAAGACACGACAGACAAAAATCAATGTTTACTGATGCTGTGACTAATTTTAGAATATCAATATGTTGTTGTTTCCAAGATGTTAAACTGAAGCAGCCAAACGTGTAAGGTTTGTTAATTGTCGGTTATAAATCAGCGTTCCAATAACTAACCCGGCTTTTaaccgacacacagacacagacacacacacctgcacacgcGACACATCGCACACCGCTGAGGCGCAACTGCGGTGAGTTCCGACTGAATCActggcgcacgcacacactcgcacgaCTGAACGCGatacgcacgaacacacacatacatataaacagacaaacaggcagacagatgatgatgataataatggaactttattttacaacgaTAAAGAATTAAGGCTACGCCGTTTCTTGCAGCATGTCACGACGGTCCTTTACATCTAATAATCAGtaacactgagacagacagccTCACCATGCCGCAGACTGACatacagacactgacagacaccgtgctcagtcaggcagacagacacacaatgactGAGGAAGTACTAGTAAAGCCAAGAAAACCATTATCATTTTGTCAACTGGACTAATCCTTGATAATTATATTGAGTTACTAGCGAGGCACAACACGATGGTCGATTGAGACTATCATGGGAAGTAATAATGCTCTACTACGAAACCTAATGATCAATAGTTGTTCCCCTTCCCTTGTTGTCGCATCTCAGGTGTGTCCGTCCGACAGGTGTCGCCAGGTAGAAAACACACTGTCGCTTTCTTCCGGTTTGTCGAAGTGTGCTACCTTAGATGCGGAAACGCTCCATCGAAAGCTAAAGTTTAAAGAGTGGAAACCACCTAAGAGCGAAAATGCCGGAATTCCGAATTCCTGCTTCTTTCAGGACATACTTTGTCGTCCTTGTCATCGGCGGAGCTCTCGCAGGTAAGAAAACGAAATGGCGGAAATGGCACAAGTTAGTGTTGGTGATTGACGTAGTTTGAAAAGTTGTAAAACTCTTGCACATCCGCGGATCTGTGCAGCAGTTTCCCGTAAATATATTCACGATTCTGTTAATGTTAAAGCCGGGTTGTCTCTGAACTATAGGTGCCGTTTAGAATGCTGTGAATTTTGCTTCACAGTGTTCCATTTAACGAGAAGAAAGTCCAGGGTAACTCTAACACTAACAGCAAATGTGTTGTGATTGTCAATGTCATTTCCGTGTTTGGGAATCCGAATCAGGATTGGGAAACATCTTTTTTTGAGTCAGGCTCGATCTCCCTCTCgctttctcactctctttttctctctcttttaaagAAATAATGTATTCAACTTTGCTAAAgactaacactaacagtaacagtgaTTCATTCACGTACCTACGGCTACAGGGGTGCCTGTTTTTCCTGAAAACCGTGCccgtcctgaaatgttgttaaAAGCTGAGCAGGTATCCCACGCTCACTATGCTAACTTCGCCTGGAGGCATGTTCTTTATCGAGATACATAATAGGGTTCAGCATTTCTTGTTGACATTAATACCAAACTATGCATGCCACAGTTGGGGTTggaaattcacacacacaaaaattagaTATATTGTGTTTAACTCtaaaatgctctctctctctctctccctctctctctctctctctctctctctctctctctctctctctctcatatagcGCCAAAAGCATTGCACTTCTAGTCCTACTTCCACTTGAAAGAATCGCGGGTTAGGGCCGGGAAGAGTTTACCctatgctccccagcatgtcgtaagaggcgactaacggattctgtttctctttttacccttgttaagtgtttcttgtatagaatatagtcaatttttgtaaagattttagtcaagcagtatgtaagaaatgttaagtcctttgtactggaaacttgcattctcccagtaaggtaatacattgtactacgttgcaagcccctggagcaaatttttgattagtgcttttgtgaacaagaaacaattgacaagtggctctatccatctttccccgtcgcgatataaccttcgtggttgaaaacgacgttaaacaccaaataaagaaagaaaagaaaagaaagaatcgTTTGTACCATAGCCTTCGATGCCTTAATTGTGAAATGATCTTTAAAGTTTTATGTAACTATGAAgctttattgttttgtttgtacttgtagttggtcaggaatctgtcaaggtgtccaattgcaaaaatcctgttctggatacttttattactttgtattttgttctgtttttaaaTGTCTACAATATTAACAATACAGTTATGAAGTATTCCTCATGCAGATTCTATCCATACCAAATTTATGTCTGTCAGTCGCCTGGATGCTGAGAAAATTGACTTTGttcaagaaaaaaacccaccttttttGGCACACAAGGCGTTACGGAAACGCATGGTACATTGTGCATTGAATAACCAAGTTACTGACAAGGGTATCATCTCAATCTAATTTTTAATAGGTCCagaaatggatggagaaacaTATGTTAGATTATTAAAAGTTTGATCTGAAAATAGGTTTTGGATTTCGAGCGTTCTTTTTCAGCTGGTCTGTATGTTACATTTGGTATAAATAATcatgaaaaaagggaaactatTTTAAAACAATGTTTCTGGTCAAACTTACTTAAAAATCATTGTAGAGGAAGGTCATTAGGTAGGATGATTGTAATTTTAAAAATTAAAGATATTGAGTGAAAAAGTTGTGtttgatgtaatttaattgtcCTTCTAACTCTAAGTTAAAAATATGCATTTGGTGTAAATGAAATTTTACCTACTTGCCCAAACAAGTTTTGTCACAGTCTTAAAATAATGCCATAATACACAAAAGTGTGTATTTTCTTATACATCAGACACCTGGTAGTTAAACTATGGTCACAGGATTCCTAGTGCTTGCACCTGTTGGCTTGTAGAGAGACTTAAGTGAGGCCTTCTGACAagggtgtaaatgtaacatacatactgagaatacatgtacttgaaaatgacaatgaatttgttttagagacaGAAGATAACTTATTAGTGCTTAAGAACAACCAGCAAGACCAAACCTTTgtttcaacatgaaaacaagTACACTGAATGACAAAATTTACCTCAGACTCGGTGTTATCTAGATGGTGAGAAGGAAGCGAAAGTACGCAAAGAGAGGAGCCTGTACGAAGACCTCAACGATCGTGGTCAAGTTTAGCGATGCAAGGCGACGAATCATTCATATGAGCGGAAAGATGATTCgggagaaaagtcgttatgctttctatcgagttaggacattcggattttactggttgctccacaatgtcaaatgtgcttcCCTCAGCGGGGAGTGAGCATTACAccatgagtaaattttctttttgaaatttgagttcaagttgttctgctgtaatgtgtttgggtgtgtgtgtgtgtgtgttttgatatgacagtaaactgcaactgtgtgtttgtgtgtaaacatgacagtaGATACACTGCAAACAAATTCATGACCGACCggccaaaaactcaaaccccccttttaagacaacccccccccccccccttttacgacctaattttcaaggtttttccaaagtcgtaaacagggggttctactgtaataACCTGATGATTGAGGTTAAGGTTTCCAAAACAAATGACATGAACATTTACTGGAACCTTTTCTGCACTTCCATAGAGaatttcattgttttaaaaacagtgtAAATAGGTAAATGTTGAATTGTATCCTTGATTCTGAGCTTTTGTGTAAAGTAACTAACGGATAAATGATTTTGCTTATATTGAGGCAGGAGCAACttttttcaagtgttgcttTACTACAGATCAACTCTACATTCAGCAATCAAGCCATTGGATAGTGAACCTAAGAAAATGACAGCACCGTAAAATTATGTtatggtgtaaatgtaacatacagtcatttgtgctttatctgcaaatatttgataaggcctaaaaaaaaaataggtgtggttacggtaacccgacctaccctattttttggggccgaccctataactttttattagatttgtcacaaaaataccaaaaaaaccaggtaaacgagtgcagaaaacgcaatgaaagcgaaagcgcccgagtctcacacttatttccctgtcaagtaggtttaatttgtacacattagaaaaaaaagttaaaaaaaaaaaaagtaattgcctaccttcctaccctattttttttggctatgttaccgtaaccacacctattattttttttggcctaaaccgAACTCTTAACTGGAAAATCAAATGCTGCAACTGAAGGTCAATGTAAAATTAAGGAGGTTTTAAAAAAAGTCTAAAATTTGTAACACTTTTTAGACTCCTTGACAGATTCTTGGCCACTTTGTATGCTTTTTGTGAAGAATTCTTCTGTCACTTCGGCCTAGCTCTTTTATCTCTCTATTTCAGtctttgatgatttgtgaaACAAAGGGACGTTAGCGCTCAAAAATACATTGTAATTTTGTAtatatgtatctatatatattcatacgacttgtgtctggctgtgtgtgtgtgtgtccgcgatgcacggccaaagttctcggtggatctttttcaaatttggagtccgtattcagctacaccccggacacaacctcattgatgagatatttcaacacgtgctctcagcgcgcagcgctgaaccgattttggtttttctctggatccattcccagtaaccagtaactcttccttatcttctccagtgttttcagcgtttatctcccttccttcatgtggcgtcaatccatattctcgttactacgttactatttttagaatgtcactgcactgtccagaacgctttcattgcacccgtaagttgtccttactgtaaaagtgaaaagttcgaatcaatttatagccacgcgaaaagtacactgtcatctatctctatatatttatagatatagatatacatatatatatacggcttctgtgtgtgtttgtgtgtgtgtgtgggcaacacctgtggattgtagagttctgtttgtgatggggtcttgcggcttttgtctgtctgtatgttctggcatttgagaagccataacagataatatagggcttagaaataagctctaaaattcccAATCCCGTtagacaggacttcgccttcaaatgtgattgtggtgaaccgccacgctgtctgtctctgtctcgcgattcaccccggcgaagccgggtattcctctagtatatatatatatgagcgACAAGATTAATCAAGAGTTTTGCAGAATCAATCTCCTGACACCAAGGAGAATAAATCAAATTGACAAGCAACTTTTCAGTCTTTGATGAGTTAAAATCCTTTTCCATTGAAGGTATTTGGGCGTTTacagaggtttttttttaaacaggatACCCTTAGCCTacagtattaaaaaaaaatactgcaCACACCCTGGCACAGAGAGCATGATTGATGCACCTAATTGCTTTTATCTTTAGTACTAGTAGTACAGATGAACATTTTGTGTATTTTCAATAGTGTCTTACTAGTCCCGGTATGAAATGAATGCTGAGCGCACAGATAAGATCATAAACGAAACATTTTCAAATTTATTTTGATTCAATGTAACAGAATTTTCATTAATAttaattgttgtgtgtgttagaaACCAAGACTTGTTTTATACATAATTTTCAAGATTGGTTTATGCTAGATGGAGGCAATAATGTTTTGGAATATTTCACTTAAACTTTCAGTGAGCGCCAAGTACTGCTACCAGTGCGACTCGACACTGGACAACAACTGCCAGGAGAAATGGGACGACAGCCTAAGTACCAACGAGAACAAGTACCAACAGTGCAACCTATGGGATGCCAAATTCTGCGTCAAGGTCACTGGATTGTGGGGAGGTATGGATGTTGTGTAATTTGCAGATTGTGTTTATTAAACATGACAATAATGAACTGAGAATTAAATTTATCCGATATCAACGAGAGAGACCCTCCATGTGATAATTACACCATTTATATTTCTCCATACGTCTGTGTAATGGTAAATAGGGTCGGGTCAAACGGTCTGTTAAGGAAATTCCCACTGTTTGTGACCAAATCTGTTAGAATTTTGAGAGCTCTTTTGCACTCATTCTTCACAAATCAGCTACACATAAATCCCCTTAaaacatgagtgtgtgtgttaacaattgttttaaattaagtttataacaacctgtgtcctgtctcttgtTTCAGGTGTGGTAGGAACACACCGATTCTGCAGTTCTAGAGACATGGGTGACCAGTGCCAGGACATCTGGTTCCCTGACCATGACCGCATGTATCGTGCCTGTGTCTACACCTGTTCGGGGGAAGGCTGTAACTCCGCCTCCAGGCTCTCGTCCCTACCTGTCGTCATTGTGTCTGCACTGTGGCTTCTGCTGCATGTCTGGAGGAGGTTATGATCGAATGGGATTGCTGGGGTGGGTACGGGTGGGTTGTGTCTTTTGGGAGAATCAAGGGCGGGGAAATTTGAGGGTATGGATGGTTATGATCAGATGGGGTTCCTGGGTTGGGTAAGGGTGGGCTGTGTTTTTTTAGAGAATCGGGAGAGGGGGAATTTGTGGGTATGGATGGTTATGATCAGATGGGGTTCCTGGGTTGGGTAAGGGTGGGCTGTGTTTTTTGAGAGAATCAGGAGAGGGGGAATTTGTGGGTATGGATGGTTATGATCAGATGGGGTTCCTGGGTTGGGGTGGGTGGAAGGGGAATAGAAAAATTGATATAGTTGGATTGCCTAGTTAGTGAAACATCAAGAACATTACTGTACCTGAGCCTGTCGACTGAGAATGGCTTCTTTGATGGCTGTGATATGTGCACCCTTGGGAAGGGCACATTCAGTGATTCACAATGCAGATAATGTTGCTGGTATAGTCAGACCCAGAGTTTATATTTTTTCGTGAGCCAGGTACATCGGGAAACTACACCCTTATTATTTTTCAAAACAATAACCTTGCAGCTGGGAGTTGTTGCGGTTTTTGTTATGACAGAGATATTTTATTTTCTAGTTAAATGCTATGGTTGAAATAACATACTTAATGTATAGGGAAAATGCCATTCTTCGTATTCTAATcccagtaaaaaaaaagtggaACGAAATTGCGAGCAGAGGAATGGTGTACAGTACTCATTGTAGCATTGATTATGTAAATACTATATGCCTGAGAAAATGTGTGACTGACTGTATGTAATGATTATGTACTACATGTATCAGCTTGAGAGAATGTGTGACTTTATGCAATGACTGTGGGCCTGCATCAAGTGTTGAATGTTGAGTTTCAGTTCAAATCTGAAAGTGATGTTGATTGCAAAGAGATTGAATGTATGTTTGCTAGAAGAGTGAGTTTGTGTGCCTAtaatgtgtgggtgtatgtcaTGCAGGCACTGCCTTTTTGTACAGTTTGATTTCATTTAAGCCagtgttgtgaaaatgtgtccAGGAAGATTCAGATACTGGGTTACGCACATTTCAGTatgttttttcctttttcaTAATGTAGGAgcagcgaacgacgaagaagaaagaaTAATGTAGAAGCTAAAGCTTTTATTATGCTGCTTTTGCTTTTTAAGACAATGTGCTGTAAAATCTAtcttacaaacacatacatatttCCATTTATTGAAACATTCCAACCCTTCTTGTGTTAGTTAATAGAAATGTTGTTCTTCTGAAGCATATGTCACCTGTACATTCCATGAAAAATGTAAATAATCATTACTATACATTGAAGAACTTTGATATATCAggtacttttgtttttaaatatacACTTTCTTGAACATTAAATTTTTATACAagctggttgtgtgtgtttatgatcATGGTTGGTGGTAAGCTACGACATTACTCCTtcagtgtgtttttgtttgtaactatatacattgtgttgtgtgtattgatgtcctctctctctctctctctctctctctctctctctctctctctctcacacacacacacacacacacacacacacacacacacacacacacacacacacacacacacacacacacacacacacacacacacacacacacacacacacacacacacatatactcatTCAAGTGCTCTCGGAATAGTTGCCCACCAAGCAGTAGACCAAGGCTCATTATTACTAGACGGGTGAACGTTCCTCGAAGGTTGAAGACATTACACATTTTCCTCAAGATAAGTTTTCGTCAGTTTAAATGCCTTCCTTCCTGTGTTAACCATCTTATTAATCCCCGCAAAATCAAACATGCTTTCAAATCGGATGATTTTACATTCTTCCACTTAGATACACAGCAACAAGTTATAAGCTAGAACTGGCTGCTTTTTGTGCAGGACTGGATTTTTGTTGCTGAATTAACTGTGTAAGTGACTCGATCCACGCTTTGAATGTCGATTCTTTCAAGGATGACATACCCTGTCAAATTATAATTTATAACATAACACTCAAGGAATGCCTTTTCTGGTTCCCTTAAAGAGCAACTACCCTCCACGTGGAGACGTGTTGACGATTAAGCCTAACAATAACCGAATAACAATTACACTGTATAATGAAGACATCGTCCCTTTCGTATAGTACGCATAAGTTGCCAGTTGT
It encodes the following:
- the LOC138958927 gene encoding UPAR/Ly6 domain-containing protein bou-like, which translates into the protein MPEFRIPASFRTYFVVLVIGGALAVSAKYCYQCDSTLDNNCQEKWDDSLSTNENKYQQCNLWDAKFCVKVTGLWGGVVGTHRFCSSRDMGDQCQDIWFPDHDRMYRACVYTCSGEGCNSASRLSSLPVVIVSALWLLLHVWRRL